A genomic segment from Aegilops tauschii subsp. strangulata cultivar AL8/78 chromosome 1, Aet v6.0, whole genome shotgun sequence encodes:
- the LOC141039170 gene encoding phospholipase A1-II 7-like, with translation MANAKDIVPQNPPSVLLMWYVDSATATIEIDTDRSPYVFHKIFTHHVLELYRHGVAGDHGDKEEFKLVVPCDLALVNKTTDLLEDEYPVPASWWVVNKKCMVKGTDGQWKLDDYEKA, from the coding sequence ATGGCGAATGCCAAAGACATTGTGCCACAGAACCCTCCCTCCGTGCTGCTAATGTGGTACGTGGACAGCGCGACAGCAACGATCGAAATTGACACGGACCGGTCACCCTACGTGTTTCACAAAATATTCACCCACCACGTCCTCGAGCTGTACCGGCACGGTGTCGCAGGGGATCATGGAGACAAGGAGGAGTTCAAACTAGTGGTTCCCTGCGACTTGGCACTGGTGAACAAGACTACCGACCTGCTGGAAGACGAATACCCAGTGCCGGCGAGCTGGTGGGTCGTCAACAAGAAATGCATGGTCAAGGGCACCGATGGCCAGTGGAAACTCGATGACTACGAAAAAGCATAG